One stretch of uncultured Cohaesibacter sp. DNA includes these proteins:
- the xylB gene encoding xylulokinase: MQAPPRCVLGIDLGTSSLKCVILDAEGTVRATSDQSYPTASPHPGWAEQDPADWLRALKSVLKTLVEMDPQGMQALQAIGICSAAHIPVLLDDKDDVLRPAILWNDNRSTEEVAYLQTHHLNAIQKTTLNQPGCTWTLPQLMWVRNQEPEAIGKTRSLLSSKDYLVYRLCGRKVMDMGSAAATLMLDDATRCWSEPLVRLSGLTPDAMPEIVNATDVVGHVSEQASSEFGLKAGIPIIAGGMDTTAELVGNGLLSAEGSYLIRMGTAGGIMVVEDHPAALGGVITYPHLKAGSYYRQAGTNTCATALQWMRNQLAFLGPDVDDKISYEALDALAAKVPPGASQLLFHPYLQGERAPYWNADMRASFTGIDINHRWPDFVRSVMEGVAFSLRDCATLFADGQRDSRRAILTGGVTKSPIWSQIIADVFNMELLTIRDGGSAFGVALMASVGGELFGSLEEATRTAIHYDRSFHPIAENVKTYQSRFDAYKGIVIRLHYPAANLADSGELPTVPLQQRG, encoded by the coding sequence ATGCAAGCTCCTCCCCGCTGTGTGCTGGGTATAGATCTCGGCACCAGTAGCCTGAAGTGCGTCATTTTGGATGCGGAAGGAACGGTTCGGGCAACCAGCGACCAGTCCTATCCCACGGCCAGTCCTCATCCGGGATGGGCCGAACAGGACCCCGCAGACTGGCTCCGGGCTCTCAAATCAGTGCTGAAGACACTGGTGGAAATGGACCCCCAAGGCATGCAGGCCCTGCAAGCCATCGGGATCTGCTCCGCAGCCCATATTCCGGTCCTCCTCGACGACAAAGACGATGTGCTCCGGCCTGCCATTCTCTGGAATGACAACCGCAGCACCGAAGAGGTCGCCTATCTCCAGACCCACCATCTGAACGCAATCCAAAAGACAACCCTCAACCAGCCCGGTTGCACCTGGACGCTGCCCCAGCTGATGTGGGTCAGGAACCAAGAGCCTGAAGCGATCGGTAAAACCCGTAGCCTTCTCAGTTCCAAGGACTATCTAGTGTACCGTCTCTGCGGCCGAAAGGTCATGGACATGGGAAGCGCCGCAGCCACGCTGATGCTCGATGATGCCACCCGGTGCTGGAGTGAACCTCTCGTCAGACTGAGTGGCCTGACACCAGACGCCATGCCGGAGATCGTCAATGCGACCGATGTCGTGGGGCACGTTTCGGAACAGGCCTCCTCCGAATTTGGCCTGAAGGCTGGCATCCCGATCATCGCTGGCGGCATGGACACGACAGCAGAACTCGTTGGCAATGGACTGCTCTCGGCCGAAGGCAGCTATCTGATCCGCATGGGAACCGCTGGCGGCATCATGGTCGTGGAGGACCACCCTGCTGCACTCGGCGGTGTCATCACCTATCCGCACCTGAAAGCAGGCTCATACTACCGGCAGGCGGGCACAAACACTTGCGCCACGGCCCTGCAATGGATGCGCAACCAGTTGGCTTTCCTCGGCCCGGATGTCGATGACAAGATCAGCTACGAAGCGCTGGATGCCCTTGCGGCAAAAGTCCCACCGGGGGCCTCCCAACTGCTGTTCCATCCCTATCTGCAAGGAGAGCGGGCTCCCTACTGGAATGCCGATATGCGCGCGAGCTTCACCGGCATCGACATCAACCATCGCTGGCCCGATTTTGTCAGGTCGGTCATGGAAGGCGTGGCCTTCTCGCTCAGGGACTGCGCGACGCTGTTTGCGGATGGCCAGAGAGACAGTCGTCGGGCCATCCTCACCGGAGGCGTCACAAAGAGCCCGATCTGGTCACAGATCATCGCTGATGTCTTCAATATGGAACTCCTCACCATTCGTGACGGAGGCTCCGCCTTCGGCGTTGCCCTGATGGCGTCTGTCGGTGGTGAGCTGTTCGGATCTCTTGAAGAGGCCACAAGAACAGCCATCCACTACGACCGGAGCTTTCATCCCATCGCCGAGAATGTGAAGACCTATCAAAGCCGGTTCGATGCCTACAAAGGCATTGTCATTCGCCTTCACTACCCTGCGGCAAACTTGGCCGACAGCGGTGAGTTGCCAACCGTCCCCCTCCAGCAGCGTGGTTAG
- a CDS encoding aldolase/citrate lyase family protein yields the protein MAQSPSLKTILQRGGTIKGIMVAELKSPMLGAMMDASGLDFMIIDQEHGAYSPEALGAIIAGFRHGTCKPIVRIPETRRDCFLTPLELGAKGILVPHVESREQAEAAVRFCRYPPQGDRGVSLCRSHTNFARVNKNTYLSEANDEILLIVQIETKTAMDNLDEILSTPGLDMAFIGPSDLSVSCGVDSNLRHADMRALTARIIEAAQRHSVGIGVQTYDLEAAKELQQQGVRLISYDTDVNALMTSIRSRNEALSALLPASTTDGDK from the coding sequence ATGGCACAATCTCCCAGCCTAAAAACAATCCTGCAACGTGGTGGCACCATCAAGGGCATCATGGTCGCGGAACTGAAGTCGCCCATGCTCGGGGCCATGATGGACGCCTCCGGCCTTGACTTCATGATCATCGATCAGGAGCATGGCGCCTACAGCCCCGAAGCCCTCGGAGCCATTATCGCCGGCTTCAGACATGGCACATGCAAGCCCATCGTGCGCATCCCCGAAACGCGGCGGGACTGCTTCCTCACCCCTCTGGAGCTGGGTGCAAAAGGCATCCTTGTGCCCCATGTCGAAAGCCGTGAACAGGCCGAAGCAGCGGTTCGCTTCTGTCGCTATCCGCCTCAGGGTGACCGAGGCGTCAGTCTTTGCAGGTCCCACACCAACTTTGCCCGCGTCAACAAGAACACCTACCTGTCGGAAGCCAACGACGAGATCCTTCTGATCGTCCAGATCGAGACCAAGACGGCAATGGACAATCTCGATGAAATCCTGTCGACACCGGGCCTCGACATGGCCTTCATCGGCCCGTCCGATCTCTCGGTCTCCTGTGGTGTGGACAGCAACCTCAGGCATGCCGACATGCGGGCCCTGACGGCCAGAATCATCGAAGCCGCCCAGCGTCACTCTGTTGGCATCGGCGTGCAGACCTATGATCTGGAAGCAGCAAAAGAACTGCAACAACAAGGTGTTCGCCTGATCTCCTACGACACGGACGTCAATGCCCTGATGACAAGCATTCGCTCGAGAAACGAAGCCCTGAGCGCCCTTCTCCCCGCAAGCACCACTGACGGAGACAAGTAA